One Chanodichthys erythropterus isolate Z2021 chromosome 10, ASM2448905v1, whole genome shotgun sequence DNA segment encodes these proteins:
- the LOC137029184 gene encoding uncharacterized protein isoform X1, whose product MDRLCARIFLLVVTGALISHTFQVEELNVQLEPKNITVCEGDSVTLNCTFQPAGKYKVKLYYSQTNIDCNSATDEIREKLHISSENNDNWSTFNFPSIKTSDSGWYFCKVTRDIPILKENCSDGIQVLVYANKTPESPNQTENQPPDSTTEGLPTTCMTSTTITPTPSSDLHRFDHPWWIWVALAVGCVVLVVSIVVIYILTRKSKDIIYENTKPVESGCWRRNRNQMDICNLPASKKTETIKPLRKYDTLSSNRNRRP is encoded by the exons ATGGATCGACTATGTGCTAGAATCTTTCTTCTTGTAGTCACAG GAGCATTGATCAGTCATACTTTTCAAGTGGAAGAACTGAATGTCCAATTGGAACCAAAGAacatcacagtctgtgaagGAGACTCCGTCACACTCAACTGCACTTTTCAACCGGCTGGAAAGTACAAAGTGAAATTGTACTATAGCCAGACTAATATAGACTGTAACTCTGCAACAGACGAAATACGTGAAAAGTTGCATATTAGTTCAGAAAATAATGACAATTGGTCAACATTCAACTTTCCTTCCATCAAGACCAGTGACAGCGGATGGTACTTCTGCAAGGTTACGAGGGATATTCCTATTCTCAAAGAAAACTGCAGTGATGGAATACAAGTTCTGGTCT ATGCCAACAAAACCCCGGAATCTCCAAATCAGACAGAAAATCAGCCGCCAGATTCCACTACAGAAGGTTTACCCACAACTTGCATGACAAGTA CTACAATAACCCCTACACCATCATCAGATCTACATCGTTTTGATCATCCGTGGTGGATATGGGTGGCGCTGGCAGTTGGATGTGTCGTACTAGTTGTGTCAATTGTTGTCATATACATCTTAACTCGCAAATCCAAAG ACATCATTTATGAGAACACCAAACCAGTGGAATCGGGCTGCTGGAGGCGAAATCGGAATCAGATGGATATCTGCAACTTGCCTGCATCCAAAAAAACTGAAACCATTAAACCGCTGAGGAAGTATGACACTCTTTCAAGCAACAGGAACCGCAGGCCATAA
- the LOC137029184 gene encoding uncharacterized protein isoform X2: MDRLCARIFLLVVTGALISHTFQVEELNVQLEPKNITVCEGDSVTLNCTFQPAGKYKVKLYYSQTNIDCNSATDEIREKLHISSENNDNWSTFNFPSIKTSDSGWYFCKVTRDIPILKENCSDGIQVLVYANKTPESPNQTENQPPDSTTEGLPTTCMTTTITPTPSSDLHRFDHPWWIWVALAVGCVVLVVSIVVIYILTRKSKDIIYENTKPVESGCWRRNRNQMDICNLPASKKTETIKPLRKYDTLSSNRNRRP, encoded by the exons ATGGATCGACTATGTGCTAGAATCTTTCTTCTTGTAGTCACAG GAGCATTGATCAGTCATACTTTTCAAGTGGAAGAACTGAATGTCCAATTGGAACCAAAGAacatcacagtctgtgaagGAGACTCCGTCACACTCAACTGCACTTTTCAACCGGCTGGAAAGTACAAAGTGAAATTGTACTATAGCCAGACTAATATAGACTGTAACTCTGCAACAGACGAAATACGTGAAAAGTTGCATATTAGTTCAGAAAATAATGACAATTGGTCAACATTCAACTTTCCTTCCATCAAGACCAGTGACAGCGGATGGTACTTCTGCAAGGTTACGAGGGATATTCCTATTCTCAAAGAAAACTGCAGTGATGGAATACAAGTTCTGGTCT ATGCCAACAAAACCCCGGAATCTCCAAATCAGACAGAAAATCAGCCGCCAGATTCCACTACAGAAGGTTTACCCACAACTTGCATGACAA CTACAATAACCCCTACACCATCATCAGATCTACATCGTTTTGATCATCCGTGGTGGATATGGGTGGCGCTGGCAGTTGGATGTGTCGTACTAGTTGTGTCAATTGTTGTCATATACATCTTAACTCGCAAATCCAAAG ACATCATTTATGAGAACACCAAACCAGTGGAATCGGGCTGCTGGAGGCGAAATCGGAATCAGATGGATATCTGCAACTTGCCTGCATCCAAAAAAACTGAAACCATTAAACCGCTGAGGAAGTATGACACTCTTTCAAGCAACAGGAACCGCAGGCCATAA
- the LOC137029184 gene encoding uncharacterized protein isoform X3 — protein MDRLCARIFLLVVTGALISHTFQVEELNVQLEPKNITVCEGDSVTLNCTFQPAGKYKVKLYYSQTNIDCNSATDEIREKLHISSENNDNWSTFNFPSIKTSDSGWYFCKVTRDIPILKENCSDGIQVLVYANKTPESPNQTENQPPDSTTEATITPTPSSDLHRFDHPWWIWVALAVGCVVLVVSIVVIYILTRKSKDIIYENTKPVESGCWRRNRNQMDICNLPASKKTETIKPLRKYDTLSSNRNRRP, from the exons ATGGATCGACTATGTGCTAGAATCTTTCTTCTTGTAGTCACAG GAGCATTGATCAGTCATACTTTTCAAGTGGAAGAACTGAATGTCCAATTGGAACCAAAGAacatcacagtctgtgaagGAGACTCCGTCACACTCAACTGCACTTTTCAACCGGCTGGAAAGTACAAAGTGAAATTGTACTATAGCCAGACTAATATAGACTGTAACTCTGCAACAGACGAAATACGTGAAAAGTTGCATATTAGTTCAGAAAATAATGACAATTGGTCAACATTCAACTTTCCTTCCATCAAGACCAGTGACAGCGGATGGTACTTCTGCAAGGTTACGAGGGATATTCCTATTCTCAAAGAAAACTGCAGTGATGGAATACAAGTTCTGGTCT ATGCCAACAAAACCCCGGAATCTCCAAATCAGACAGAAAATCAGCCGCCAGATTCCACTACAGAAG CTACAATAACCCCTACACCATCATCAGATCTACATCGTTTTGATCATCCGTGGTGGATATGGGTGGCGCTGGCAGTTGGATGTGTCGTACTAGTTGTGTCAATTGTTGTCATATACATCTTAACTCGCAAATCCAAAG ACATCATTTATGAGAACACCAAACCAGTGGAATCGGGCTGCTGGAGGCGAAATCGGAATCAGATGGATATCTGCAACTTGCCTGCATCCAAAAAAACTGAAACCATTAAACCGCTGAGGAAGTATGACACTCTTTCAAGCAACAGGAACCGCAGGCCATAA